One genomic segment of Ignavibacteriota bacterium includes these proteins:
- a CDS encoding response regulator transcription factor, producing MKILIADDHAVVREGLKQIISQIDEIASITEADNGTQVIDLSLKNNYDLLLLDISMPGKSGFEILSYLKQIKPELPILIISVHPENQYAKRVLKAGASGYIPKFASPEELKTAILTSIKGGKYISSELAQELAKDLIKNKSENPAEILSNREFEVMRLIACGKTVSEIADEICLSIKTISTYRSRILAKMNFKNNAEITKYCITNSLV from the coding sequence ATGAAAATATTAATTGCAGATGATCATGCGGTTGTAAGAGAAGGTTTAAAACAAATTATTTCCCAAATTGATGAAATTGCCTCCATTACCGAAGCTGATAATGGAACTCAAGTTATTGATTTGTCGTTAAAAAATAATTATGATTTACTTCTTTTGGATATTTCCATGCCCGGAAAAAGCGGTTTTGAAATTTTAAGTTATTTAAAGCAAATTAAACCGGAACTTCCAATTTTAATTATCAGCGTTCACCCGGAAAATCAATATGCAAAAAGAGTTTTAAAAGCCGGCGCCTCCGGATATATTCCTAAATTTGCAAGTCCTGAAGAATTAAAAACTGCAATTCTTACAAGCATAAAAGGCGGAAAATATATTTCGAGTGAATTAGCTCAAGAATTAGCAAAAGACTTGATTAAAAATAAAAGTGAAAATCCTGCTGAAATTTTATCTAACCGTGAATTTGAAGTTATGCGTTTAATTGCATGCGGAAAAACTGTTTCGGAAATTGCAGATGAAATTTGCTTAAGTATTAAAACTATCAGCACTTACAGATCAAGAATTTTAGCCAAAATGAATTTCAAGAATAATGCAGAAATTACAAAGTATTGTATTACTAATAGTTTAGTTTAA
- a CDS encoding thymidine phosphorylase: MNTVTLIKKKRDKEELTNSEISFLVSSFSKNLIPDYQFSAFLMAGFLNGFTEKETSYLTKAMLYSGKVINLSHISGKKVDKHSTGGVGDKTSLIIAPIVAAAGVNVPMISGRGLGHSGGTLDKLEAIPGFNTNLSLAQYQSILQKCGAVLIGQTKDVAPADKLIYALRDVTATVESIPLITGSIMSKKLAEGIDGLVLDVKTGSGAFMKTLKDADKLATSLIDTAKSFDKKVIAFITDMNQPLGNYIGNWLEVYESIKILNGEKVEGLYELSLNLSGAMIFLGGKAKSIEEGFIISEELIRNGKAFDKFLEIVKLQKGDTKFLKNPESYPKSKFHEIIYSEKNGYLKSIDNYQIGMASLELGAGRITKTDIIDPTAGIIFYPKIGNRINKGEKIAELFSNKKNKIDETKSMILNSLIISSNKVKPKKLIKKIIS, translated from the coding sequence ATGAACACTGTAACTTTAATAAAGAAAAAAAGAGACAAAGAGGAATTAACTAATTCCGAAATTAGTTTTCTTGTTTCTTCATTCAGTAAAAATTTAATTCCGGATTATCAATTTTCTGCATTTTTGATGGCTGGATTTTTAAATGGATTTACTGAAAAGGAAACTTCTTACTTAACAAAAGCGATGCTGTATAGCGGCAAAGTTATTAACTTATCTCACATCTCCGGGAAAAAAGTTGATAAACATTCTACCGGCGGAGTTGGTGATAAAACTTCATTAATTATTGCTCCAATTGTTGCGGCGGCGGGAGTTAATGTTCCAATGATTTCCGGAAGAGGTTTAGGTCATAGCGGCGGAACTCTTGATAAATTGGAAGCAATTCCCGGTTTTAATACAAATCTTTCTCTTGCACAATATCAAAGTATTTTACAGAAATGCGGAGCTGTTTTAATTGGGCAAACAAAAGATGTTGCACCGGCTGATAAATTAATTTATGCGTTGCGCGATGTTACCGCAACCGTTGAATCAATTCCGCTTATTACCGGAAGTATAATGAGCAAAAAATTAGCAGAAGGAATTGACGGTTTAGTTTTAGATGTTAAAACCGGAAGCGGCGCATTTATGAAAACTCTTAAAGATGCCGACAAACTTGCAACTTCGTTAATTGATACGGCAAAATCATTTGATAAAAAAGTTATTGCTTTTATTACAGATATGAATCAGCCGTTGGGAAATTACATTGGAAATTGGTTGGAAGTTTATGAATCTATAAAAATTTTGAATGGCGAAAAAGTTGAAGGTTTGTATGAACTTTCTCTAAATCTTTCCGGAGCAATGATTTTTCTTGGCGGAAAGGCAAAATCAATTGAAGAAGGTTTTATAATTTCCGAAGAATTAATTAGGAATGGAAAAGCATTTGATAAATTTTTAGAAATTGTTAAACTTCAAAAAGGCGATACTAAGTTTTTAAAAAATCCCGAATCATATCCCAAATCAAAATTTCATGAAATTATTTATTCCGAAAAAAACGGATATTTAAAATCAATAGATAATTATCAAATTGGAATGGCATCATTAGAATTGGGTGCTGGAAGAATTACAAAGACAGATATTATAGATCCAACTGCGGGAATTATTTTTTATCCCAAAATTGGAAATAGAATTAATAAAGGCGAAAAAATAGCCGAATTATTTTCGAACAAAAAAAATAAAATTGACGAAACAAAATCTATGATTTTAAATTCGTTAATAATTTCATCAAATAAAGTTAAACCGAAAAAATTGATTAAAAAAATTATTAGTTAG
- a CDS encoding DUF971 domain-containing protein, whose protein sequence is MKPKKIKLIDQKILLVEWNENNIVEFPLKFLRDESPDAGNKGETILWKHYPPPPAGPDKPGKYEIADIKSVGNYAISITWKDGYDSGIYSWELLERFAEFIKIKSSINE, encoded by the coding sequence ATGAAACCAAAAAAAATAAAACTTATTGATCAAAAAATTTTATTAGTTGAATGGAACGAAAATAATATTGTTGAATTCCCATTGAAATTTTTAAGAGATGAATCGCCGGATGCCGGAAATAAAGGCGAGACAATTCTATGGAAACATTATCCGCCGCCTCCGGCTGGACCGGATAAACCCGGGAAATATGAAATTGCAGATATTAAAAGCGTGGGAAATTATGCAATTAGTATTACTTGGAAAGATGGTTATGATTCGGGAATTTACTCTTGGGAATTGCTTGAAAGATTTGCGGAATTTATAAAAATCAAAAGTTCAATAAATGAATAA
- a CDS encoding response regulator transcription factor: MQKLMIVDDSELLRSRLKTIIASVSDINLVAEASNSIEGLQLIKRFKPDILLLDIRMPGVNGLEVLANIRKVNKKMKVVILTNYPNEQYKTSALKLGADYFINKSSEFNQIPSILSNLTNPTFKKAVNL; this comes from the coding sequence ATGCAAAAACTTATGATAGTTGATGATTCGGAACTTCTAAGATCTCGACTTAAAACAATTATAGCTTCTGTAAGTGATATAAATTTAGTTGCAGAAGCTTCCAATTCAATTGAAGGACTTCAGTTAATTAAGCGATTTAAACCTGATATTTTACTTTTAGATATAAGGATGCCGGGTGTAAATGGATTGGAAGTTTTAGCAAATATTAGAAAAGTAAATAAAAAAATGAAAGTTGTGATTCTTACTAATTATCCCAATGAACAATATAAAACTTCTGCATTAAAATTAGGCGCAGATTATTTTATTAATAAATCAAGCGAGTTTAATCAAATTCCCTCAATACTTTCCAATTTGACAAATCCAACATTTAAGAAAGCTGTTAATTTATAA
- a CDS encoding prohibitin family protein, with translation MYFIIGILAAVVFFAIHVNVKKNKRFQEATITLIISIVAAIFAIVQIFTVIPAGTVGVVDFLGTVSDNTLKPGVNLVNPLARIIKYSFKTQEIKETMTVPSKEGLSVNLELSLQFRLDPSKTNEIYKSIEGGDYLNVILVPQFRSVTRGVTAKYEAKALYTASRKQLEDEIVNELQHLVSDRGIIIEKAPLRQVALPERLTKSIEEKLQAEQESQRMSFILQKEEQEADRKRIEAKGIADFQTIVSNGINENLLKWKGIEATEKLANSPNSKIVVIGSGKDGLPLILGNN, from the coding sequence ATGTATTTCATAATTGGAATTTTAGCTGCGGTAGTTTTTTTCGCAATTCATGTAAATGTTAAAAAAAATAAGCGATTTCAAGAAGCAACAATTACGTTAATTATTTCTATTGTTGCTGCAATTTTTGCAATTGTTCAAATATTTACTGTAATACCCGCGGGAACAGTCGGCGTAGTAGATTTTCTTGGAACTGTTAGTGACAACACTTTAAAACCGGGTGTAAATCTTGTAAATCCGCTTGCAAGAATTATTAAATATAGTTTTAAAACTCAAGAGATTAAGGAAACGATGACGGTTCCTTCAAAAGAAGGATTAAGTGTAAATTTGGAATTAAGTCTTCAGTTCCGGCTTGATCCATCCAAAACAAATGAAATTTATAAATCAATTGAAGGCGGAGATTATTTAAATGTAATTCTTGTTCCGCAATTTAGATCAGTTACGCGCGGAGTTACTGCTAAATATGAGGCAAAAGCACTTTACACGGCATCAAGAAAACAATTGGAAGATGAAATTGTAAATGAATTACAGCATTTGGTTAGCGATAGAGGAATTATTATTGAAAAAGCTCCGTTGCGACAAGTAGCTTTGCCGGAACGTTTAACAAAATCAATTGAAGAAAAATTGCAAGCTGAGCAAGAAAGTCAGAGAATGTCTTTTATACTTCAGAAAGAAGAACAAGAAGCCGATAGAAAAAGAATTGAAGCAAAAGGAATTGCAGATTTTCAAACAATTGTTAGCAATGGAATAAATGAAAATCTTTTAAAGTGGAAAGGAATTGAAGCTACTGAAAAATTGGCGAATTCTCCAAATTCAAAAATTGTAGTAATTGGTTCCGGAAAAGACGGATTGCCATTAATTTTAGGAAACAACTAA
- a CDS encoding response regulator — protein sequence MNPKILLVDDEEHVLSGYKRNLRSHFEIITSTSGKLALSTLKQEGPFAVVVSDYKMPEMNGNQFLSHVKDFAPDTVRMMLTGFADLSTTIEAVNEGNIFRLLTKPCSTDKLLSSINDGVLQFKLINAEKDLLDKTLKGTIKILIDILSTVNPVAFSRVSRFQKFIPQIVSLLNIENKWEVEVSSLLSQIGLVTMPSEILDKKFKGEKLDIDLENIFNQHPQVGKSLLKNIPRMENITESIFFQFHPYKSENKYDICGEQLPIASRILYVLNKFDSYVTTGMSFEDAYDELKKYEEEFDPNVLIALDATIAGIYQNLKLISTNIDEVEPGVVAAADIVDKNGFVLITKGAEITNMMKLKLLNYVKLGNVSKEIKILK from the coding sequence ATGAATCCTAAAATACTTCTTGTTGATGATGAAGAACATGTGCTTTCCGGGTATAAACGAAATTTACGTTCACACTTTGAAATTATAACATCAACTTCTGGTAAATTGGCACTTTCAACATTAAAGCAAGAAGGACCTTTTGCAGTTGTAGTATCGGATTATAAAATGCCGGAAATGAACGGAAATCAATTTCTTTCACACGTAAAAGATTTTGCTCCGGATACAGTTAGAATGATGTTAACCGGTTTTGCAGATTTATCAACAACAATTGAAGCTGTTAATGAGGGAAATATATTTCGACTTTTAACCAAACCTTGCTCAACCGATAAATTACTTTCATCAATTAATGATGGAGTTCTACAATTCAAATTAATAAATGCGGAAAAAGATTTATTAGATAAAACTTTAAAAGGAACAATAAAAATATTAATCGATATTCTATCAACCGTAAATCCCGTGGCTTTTAGCAGAGTTTCACGTTTTCAAAAATTTATTCCTCAAATTGTAAGCTTATTAAATATAGAAAACAAATGGGAGGTTGAAGTAAGCTCATTACTTTCTCAAATCGGCTTAGTAACAATGCCCTCGGAAATTCTTGATAAGAAATTTAAAGGTGAAAAGTTAGATATTGATTTAGAAAATATTTTTAATCAACATCCGCAAGTCGGTAAATCTTTGTTAAAAAATATTCCCCGGATGGAAAATATTACCGAATCAATTTTTTTTCAATTTCATCCATACAAAAGTGAAAACAAATATGATATTTGCGGTGAACAGCTTCCTATTGCTTCAAGAATTCTTTATGTACTAAATAAATTTGATAGTTATGTAACAACCGGAATGTCTTTTGAAGATGCTTATGATGAACTAAAAAAATATGAAGAAGAATTTGATCCAAATGTTTTAATTGCCTTGGATGCAACAATTGCGGGAATTTATCAAAACTTAAAATTAATTTCGACCAATATTGATGAGGTTGAACCCGGAGTTGTGGCTGCTGCCGATATTGTAGATAAAAACGGATTTGTACTTATTACAAAAGGTGCAGAAATTACAAACATGATGAAATTGAAATTATTGAATTATGTTAAACTTGGAAATGTTAGTAAAGAAATAAAAATTTTAAAATAA
- a CDS encoding HDOD domain-containing protein, which produces MNLSVLFVDDSENVLSGIRRMMYPMNKEWKLLYANGRNEAINILDNNHVDVIVSDIRMPGIDGTQLLQEVKDKFPRIIRITLSGYASDELALKNSKIVHQSLLKPTSPRILKTTIERTIRLKEILNNDELQKVVNGLDTLPSLPEIYIKLENEINSPNTSIDKIGNIIANDPIITAKILQLTNSAFFGLPHNITNIKQALSFLGIKMIQTLVLTIKLFKAFEEKNKNSKIFKEVWDHSNKVALLARRIALLKSFSNEDTEDSYLSGLLHDIGELILLNNYSVEEINLQFSKTSHANIGAYLLGVWGLPDPIVEAVAFHHNYIFTEPDLFTPTKILFIAHKISYNNKFNIESLDETNINEIIADFDKDEGEDLHES; this is translated from the coding sequence ATGAATTTAAGTGTATTATTTGTCGATGACAGTGAAAACGTTCTTTCCGGAATCAGAAGAATGATGTATCCAATGAATAAAGAGTGGAAACTGCTTTATGCAAACGGAAGGAATGAAGCAATAAATATTTTAGATAATAATCATGTTGATGTAATTGTTTCCGATATTAGAATGCCGGGAATTGATGGAACTCAGCTTTTGCAGGAAGTAAAAGATAAATTTCCAAGAATAATTAGAATTACACTTTCCGGTTACGCCAGCGATGAATTGGCTTTGAAGAATTCGAAAATTGTTCATCAGTCACTTTTAAAACCTACAAGTCCAAGAATTTTAAAAACAACAATTGAAAGAACAATAAGATTAAAAGAAATATTAAACAATGATGAATTACAAAAAGTTGTAAATGGATTAGATACACTTCCAAGTTTACCGGAAATTTACATAAAACTTGAAAATGAAATTAATTCTCCAAACACATCAATAGATAAAATTGGAAATATTATTGCTAACGATCCGATAATTACTGCAAAAATTCTTCAACTTACAAATTCCGCTTTTTTTGGTCTTCCTCATAATATTACTAATATTAAGCAAGCTTTAAGTTTTTTGGGAATCAAAATGATTCAAACTTTAGTTTTAACAATAAAACTTTTCAAAGCATTTGAAGAAAAAAACAAAAATTCAAAAATATTTAAAGAAGTTTGGGATCACAGTAATAAGGTAGCTTTGTTAGCAAGGAGAATTGCATTGTTAAAATCATTTTCAAATGAAGATACTGAGGATTCATACTTAAGCGGATTGCTTCATGATATTGGCGAATTAATTCTTCTAAATAATTATTCAGTTGAAGAAATAAATTTACAATTTTCAAAAACTTCTCACGCAAATATTGGAGCATATTTATTAGGTGTTTGGGGTTTGCCGGATCCAATTGTTGAAGCTGTGGCATTTCACCACAATTATATTTTTACGGAACCGGATTTATTTACGCCGACAAAAATATTATTTATCGCACACAAAATATCTTACAATAATAAATTTAACATAGAAAGTTTAGATGAAACAAACATCAATGAAATAATTGCTGATTTTGACAAAGATGAAGGAGAAGATTTGCATGAATCCTAA
- a CDS encoding DUF3365 domain-containing protein, which produces MKYLIALLIVSALIFVSCKQEVKFDEKKYSEEFRGYAKEYLLGLKSVLMKNMHEGGPIKAVTVCADTASDLTKLYAETMNLEIKRVSFKNRNENNQPDNFEKESLKKFEELFAVNKINAETEIIKKVNVDGKESIRYVKPILVEAPCLNCHGSANEIIPEVKELIQKKYSNDKATGYKIGDLRGAISITKKL; this is translated from the coding sequence ATGAAATATTTAATAGCACTTTTAATTGTATCAGCATTAATTTTTGTTTCTTGTAAACAAGAAGTAAAGTTTGATGAAAAAAAATATTCAGAAGAATTTAGAGGATATGCAAAAGAATATTTACTTGGCTTAAAATCTGTTTTGATGAAAAATATGCACGAAGGCGGACCGATTAAAGCAGTTACAGTTTGTGCCGATACGGCTTCGGATTTGACAAAACTCTATGCAGAGACAATGAATTTGGAAATTAAGAGAGTAAGTTTTAAAAATCGAAACGAAAATAATCAACCGGATAATTTTGAAAAAGAAAGTTTGAAAAAATTTGAAGAATTATTTGCCGTAAATAAAATTAACGCCGAAACAGAAATTATAAAAAAAGTAAATGTTGATGGAAAAGAATCTATCAGATATGTGAAACCAATTCTTGTTGAAGCTCCGTGTTTAAATTGTCATGGAAGCGCAAATGAAATTATCCCGGAAGTAAAAGAATTAATTCAGAAAAAATATTCTAATGATAAAGCAACCGGTTATAAAATTGGCGATTTAAGAGGCGCAATTTCGATTACAAAAAAATTGTAA
- a CDS encoding PAS domain S-box protein, with protein sequence MKENITRNFKSKNKLNDYVFEKVIEAKPFNFILKDEITPQNKIAFLQSTALEAAANGIAITDAEGKIIWINNAFSLLTGYSKEEAININPKVLKSGYHSDDFYKNLWQTIKAGNVWCDEIINKKKDGSFYTEEMTITPVKNSNGIVTHYIAIKQDITKRKIAEQKIVNNEAKFKAIINSTKDAIITFNQNFEIIFWNESAKSLFGYAENEVINKSISSLIISQENISEFENYIKTIVTIGKDYKASSSFITKNKNNREFESVLSISLTEVHNEWYLTGIWRENPKSMLSSEKDKLIESLKNEIEILRSNNNILNTIIDFLPHQIYVKDEKSRFTKVNKSMINFLGIKNSNEILGKTDLDFFDYSVAEIYLKEEKQIMATGKELIGKEHSEIHKNGKITWGKTSKFPLVNKENKIIGTYGITVDLTERKQFETKLEESQYRFNKLFENSTLGILRLDEDGKIIMANPALVKMLGYNSEYELIRVKNENIYLSPTNEFKLLNLLKREEHTIGYEDILLKKDKTKIDVRQSAWSIKDRNNKVVYYEVVVEDITEQNQVLRILHEAEFKYRMLIDKLNEAVYLLINRKFEIVNKKFLELLEIDEEDLLASDFNMLDFVTDESKKIIIDREQKVSKGEKVPSKYEMRIITKNGIEKDVEVSVSNLMFNNKIGAQGIIRDLTEVRKNETQIRHLQKMEAIGTLASGIAHEINTPSQFINDNLYFLRDTQISLNPVLEILNKIKNNKADSNELQPILSEIDFDFLIEELPSAIDQSIKGVERIAKIVGAMRDFSHSGPKEKVATDLHKLIQNSITISRNEWKYYAEMVTDFDDTINSFVCYASDLGQVFVNIIVNASHALESKFKNTDSIKGQILIKTLNKNNFIEINVKDNGIGMSQKIKNRIFEPFFTTKEVGKGTGQGLSIAYDIIVNKHGGSIEVDTEENVGTSINIKLPVVQV encoded by the coding sequence ATGAAAGAAAATATTACAAGGAACTTTAAAAGTAAAAACAAATTGAATGATTATGTTTTTGAAAAGGTAATCGAGGCGAAACCTTTTAATTTTATTTTAAAAGATGAAATTACACCACAAAATAAAATTGCTTTTCTTCAAAGCACAGCTCTGGAAGCTGCTGCTAACGGAATTGCTATAACTGATGCCGAAGGAAAAATTATTTGGATAAATAATGCATTTTCTTTGTTAACAGGATATTCAAAAGAAGAAGCAATAAATATTAATCCAAAAGTTTTAAAATCGGGTTACCATTCAGATGACTTTTACAAAAATCTTTGGCAAACAATAAAAGCTGGTAATGTTTGGTGTGATGAAATAATAAATAAAAAAAAGGATGGAAGTTTTTATACAGAGGAAATGACTATTACTCCGGTAAAAAATTCAAATGGAATTGTAACTCACTATATTGCTATTAAACAAGATATAACAAAACGAAAAATTGCAGAACAAAAAATTGTTAACAATGAAGCAAAATTCAAAGCAATAATTAATTCAACAAAAGATGCAATTATTACTTTTAATCAAAATTTTGAAATTATTTTTTGGAATGAATCGGCAAAAAGTTTATTTGGCTACGCAGAAAATGAAGTCATTAATAAATCAATAAGTTCATTAATTATTTCTCAAGAAAATATTTCCGAATTTGAAAATTATATTAAAACAATTGTTACAATAGGAAAGGATTATAAAGCTTCTTCCAGTTTTATTACAAAAAATAAGAATAATAGAGAATTTGAATCAGTATTGTCAATTTCACTTACAGAAGTTCATAATGAATGGTATTTAACCGGAATATGGAGAGAAAATCCAAAATCGATGTTGTCTTCGGAAAAAGATAAATTAATTGAGTCTCTTAAAAATGAAATAGAAATTTTGAGAAGTAATAATAATATTCTGAATACTATCATAGATTTTTTACCTCACCAAATTTATGTAAAAGACGAAAAATCGAGATTTACCAAAGTAAATAAATCAATGATTAATTTTCTCGGAATAAAAAATTCAAACGAGATACTTGGTAAAACGGATTTGGACTTTTTTGATTACTCTGTGGCTGAAATATATCTTAAAGAAGAAAAACAAATTATGGCAACCGGTAAAGAACTTATCGGAAAAGAACATTCAGAAATCCATAAAAACGGAAAAATAACTTGGGGTAAAACTTCAAAATTTCCGCTAGTAAATAAAGAAAATAAAATTATTGGAACATATGGAATTACAGTCGATTTAACAGAAAGAAAACAATTTGAAACTAAACTTGAAGAGAGTCAATATCGATTTAATAAACTTTTTGAAAATTCAACCTTGGGAATACTCAGATTAGACGAAGATGGTAAAATTATTATGGCTAATCCGGCATTAGTTAAAATGCTCGGGTATAATTCTGAATATGAATTGATAAGAGTTAAAAATGAAAACATTTATTTATCACCGACAAATGAATTTAAGCTTTTAAATTTATTAAAACGTGAAGAACACACAATCGGATACGAAGATATTCTGCTCAAAAAAGATAAAACAAAAATTGATGTTAGACAAAGTGCTTGGTCAATAAAAGATAGAAATAATAAAGTTGTTTATTACGAAGTAGTTGTTGAAGATATTACTGAACAAAATCAAGTATTAAGAATTCTTCATGAAGCTGAATTTAAATATCGAATGTTAATTGATAAGTTAAATGAAGCGGTTTACTTATTAATTAACAGAAAATTTGAAATTGTAAACAAAAAATTTCTTGAATTATTAGAAATAGATGAGGAAGATCTTCTTGCCTCTGACTTTAATATGTTAGATTTTGTTACCGATGAAAGTAAAAAAATTATTATAGATAGAGAACAAAAAGTAAGTAAAGGTGAAAAAGTTCCTTCTAAATATGAAATGAGAATTATTACAAAAAACGGAATTGAAAAAGATGTGGAAGTCTCTGTAAGTAATTTAATGTTCAACAATAAAATTGGTGCACAAGGTATAATAAGAGATTTAACAGAAGTTAGAAAAAATGAGACTCAGATTAGACATTTGCAAAAAATGGAAGCTATTGGTACCTTAGCCTCGGGGATTGCACACGAAATAAATACACCTTCCCAATTTATAAACGATAATTTATATTTTTTAAGAGACACACAAATTTCCTTAAATCCGGTTTTGGAAATACTTAATAAAATAAAAAACAATAAAGCAGATTCAAATGAACTTCAACCAATTTTATCAGAAATAGATTTTGATTTTCTTATTGAAGAACTCCCTTCTGCAATTGATCAATCTATAAAAGGAGTTGAAAGAATTGCGAAAATAGTTGGAGCAATGCGTGATTTTTCTCACTCAGGTCCAAAAGAAAAAGTAGCTACAGATTTACATAAATTAATTCAAAATTCAATAACAATTTCGAGAAATGAATGGAAATATTACGCAGAAATGGTTACGGATTTTGATGATACAATAAATTCCTTTGTTTGTTATGCTTCAGATTTAGGACAAGTTTTTGTTAACATTATTGTAAATGCTTCTCACGCTTTAGAAAGTAAATTTAAGAATACTGATTCAATTAAAGGACAAATATTAATTAAAACTTTAAATAAAAATAATTTTATAGAAATTAATGTTAAAGATAATGGAATTGGAATGTCTCAAAAAATTAAAAATAGAATTTTTGAACCTTTCTTTACAACCAAAGAAGTGGGGAAAGGAACCGGACAAGGACTTTCCATAGCTTACGATATTATTGTAAATAAACATGGCGGAAGTATTGAAGTGGATACGGAAGAAAATGTTGGGACAAGTATAAATATTAAATTACCAGTAGTTCAAGTTTAA